The Burkholderiales bacterium DNA segment GCGGGGCGAAAGCGGGTGCGGCAGCAGGCCGCGGCAGGCCGTAGTCCAAGGGCAGTTCCCTGGATAGCCCAAACTCCGCGGCGGCAAGCTGCCGGTAGCGCCGCACGGCATGCTCGCCGGGTTCCACCGAGTGGCAGCGGTCATAGAAGAGGGCGGCAAGACGCTCCCGGGCGCAGTCGCGGCAGTATCCCACGTGGGTGCCCCGTGCCAGGCGCGCCAGCACCGCACTCTTGATGAGGCCCTGGGTATCCAGGATGACGTCGTATTCCGCCTGCCCAAGGCGGGCAAGAAAGGCCCTGATCTCGCGCCAGGTGGAAGGGCGCCATGCCTGGCGTCGCCAGCGCCGCAGCGCCACGGGAATCACCGTCCCGATGGCGGGATTAAGCCGCGGAATGTCGGCGAAGGCCTCCTCCACCAGCCAGTGGAGGGTGGCCTCAGGGAAACGGCTGCGGATGTCCGCCACCACCGGGAGGTTGTGGATCACATCGCCCATGGAGGAGGTTTTGACGAGCAGCACCCGCATGGGGCCGACAGCGTACACGGAAACCGGCCTTTGCGCATAGAATGGCGGCTTCATGGCCCGCCTGCCCCTTTCCGTGACCATCATCGCCCGCGATGCCGCCC contains these protein-coding regions:
- the waaC gene encoding lipopolysaccharide heptosyltransferase I: MKPPFYAQRPVSVYAVGPMRVLLVKTSSMGDVIHNLPVVADIRSRFPEATLHWLVEEAFADIPRLNPAIGTVIPVALRRWRRQAWRPSTWREIRAFLARLGQAEYDVILDTQGLIKSAVLARLARGTHVGYCRDCARERLAALFYDRCHSVEPGEHAVRRYRQLAAAEFGLSRELPLDYGLPRPAAAPAFAPPGPYAVFLTATSRAEKLWPEAHWIALGQALTQKGFGLMLPWGSGAEYERARRIAEALPAALVAPRLRLGEAAALAAHARLAVGVDTGLLHLAAAVGTPTIGLYGGSDPARNGVLAPTPYANLGAMGRFPEVAEVLALVEDWAARGFI